The following are encoded together in the Acetobacter vaccinii genome:
- a CDS encoding RNA polymerase sigma factor, with the protein MNSNVTLLTELLLKERPSLLRLIKRIVGSVTDAEDLTQTLWLRIQSVTDSPPIENKQAYLYRLARNVALDRLRAFDRHNAVFEAAPLLDEVVAPLPSAETHLIDRENLEILLQAIEGLPPRCREVFILRKVENLKISEISEHLGMSSSMVARHLQHALTHCMARLKETGVP; encoded by the coding sequence ATGAATTCTAACGTCACTCTTTTGACAGAGCTGCTTCTGAAAGAGCGTCCATCACTCTTGCGCCTGATTAAGCGGATTGTGGGCAGTGTGACGGATGCCGAGGATCTGACGCAGACCCTCTGGTTGCGTATTCAGTCTGTGACTGACAGCCCGCCTATTGAGAACAAGCAGGCCTATCTGTATCGTTTGGCCCGTAATGTTGCGCTGGATCGCCTGCGTGCCTTCGACCGGCATAATGCAGTTTTTGAGGCAGCACCTTTGTTGGATGAGGTTGTGGCTCCGCTTCCATCTGCGGAAACTCATCTGATTGATCGAGAAAATTTAGAAATTCTTCTTCAGGCGATAGAAGGTTTGCCGCCCCGGTGCAGGGAGGTTTTTATTTTACGGAAAGTCGAAAACCTCAAAATTTCGGAAATTTCTGAACATCTCGGGATGTCATCCAGTATGGTAGCGCGCCACCTGCAACATGCACTCACCCATTGTATGGCACGGCTTAAAGAAACTGGTGTGCCTTGA
- a CDS encoding FecR family protein, producing MCLDHPRFYSPQAFCLFLKVFSMSDPFSDSDDEASRWVIQQDMGPLSGDDEREFLAWLQHDVAHQEAYLRAQKTWAAMSAPSITQALAQHTSAVAVIPKRRRRFGKARNGWAVAIAACLALGMYVGEPPVLLWWQASETSRVGEIRTVTLADGSQVQLDSDSAIAVHYTDKKREVRLLKGQAAFTVTPDREHPFVVTAENGDTTALGTRFIIKRNAALTDVTVTEHSVRVQAQGHNALSEVIVHEGESTTYGPQGVFAAHEVDVDTQAAWTRGRLVFVDQPLKTVINELARYHRGYITLINAEVGKLRVSGSFDATDPLAALDTLEHSIGLHITKVTNALIFIRK from the coding sequence GTGTGCCTTGATCATCCGCGTTTTTATTCTCCACAGGCATTCTGTCTGTTTTTAAAAGTCTTTTCCATGTCAGATCCTTTTAGTGATAGTGATGATGAAGCGTCTCGCTGGGTAATCCAGCAGGATATGGGGCCGCTTTCTGGGGATGATGAGCGGGAGTTTCTTGCATGGTTGCAACATGATGTTGCCCATCAGGAAGCGTATCTCCGGGCACAGAAAACATGGGCGGCTATGAGTGCCCCGAGTATTACACAGGCTCTGGCACAACACACATCAGCAGTCGCAGTAATTCCCAAACGGAGGCGTCGTTTTGGTAAGGCCAGAAATGGCTGGGCAGTCGCAATTGCAGCTTGCCTTGCCTTAGGGATGTACGTTGGTGAACCACCCGTATTGTTATGGTGGCAGGCAAGTGAGACTTCCCGCGTAGGAGAAATCCGGACAGTAACGCTGGCGGACGGGTCACAAGTGCAGTTGGATAGTGATAGTGCGATTGCTGTGCATTACACAGACAAGAAGCGGGAAGTACGCCTTTTAAAAGGCCAGGCTGCTTTTACGGTCACGCCGGACCGAGAGCACCCCTTTGTTGTGACGGCGGAAAATGGAGATACTACGGCGCTAGGCACGCGCTTTATCATCAAGCGCAATGCGGCTCTGACCGATGTGACGGTGACAGAACACAGTGTGCGTGTTCAGGCGCAAGGGCATAATGCGCTATCTGAGGTCATTGTGCATGAAGGTGAGAGTACAACTTACGGCCCTCAAGGTGTCTTTGCGGCTCATGAGGTGGATGTTGACACTCAGGCTGCCTGGACCCGAGGTCGGCTGGTGTTTGTGGACCAGCCGCTGAAAACCGTGATCAACGAGCTGGCGCGCTATCATCGAGGGTACATCACACTCATCAACGCAGAGGTTGGTAAGCTGCGGGTGAGTGGTTCTTTTGATGCGACAGACCCTTTGGCGGCCCTTGATACGTTGGAGCATTCGATAGGCCTGCATATTACAAAAGTGACCAATGCTTTGATTTTTATAAGGAAATAA
- a CDS encoding TonB-dependent receptor: MLPVTINTHASKLRSFAASLLFTTASISVTTVVTVSEVHAQTLQTYNIPAGSLATALNRFSEVSNIQLVYDASLTRNLQSPGIKGTMLPAEALSHLLSGSGLLYRFTNGKSVTLTKPSNTITLGPVRVGGVLQKQAPDTAMIGNLPPVFPGGDVARGGQMGMLGNKDVMDTPFNATSYTADFIKNRQIRNIRDALKDDPSVRSTFTTGSPGYEAMTVRGFNVLSTDMSFGGLYGIVPAPATLSEVAERVEVLKGPAALLNGMSPGGSIGGAINIVPKRAHDTPLTEVEADYTSNSQFGGHLDLGHRFGKNKNFGLRANGVIRSGNTAIERNSMRTALTSLGADARFKHVRLSADFGYQYRGIDGTVPYFSLQDTTPIPQADKVSRNLGAPWSRDRSQDYFGVFKSEVDLLRNVTAYGAVGMSSNQAHGLMIKSISNIDSRGLGNGSANATGNESTNITADLGLRAHLKTAFLLHELAFAANRYQSDSGTFSQYETMNRGTVPIDGYTAFARPTIKVPGHVPHTASSTLSSLAFADTISALDKRIQVTAGLRVQRVQSANFSASTGLRTSSYDQTAISPAVMAVFKPVKNVMVYGNWIQGLQQGTIVGSTYANAGEIFSPYKSTQYEVGVKGDFGRFVATFDVFQIMQPSTIYDSATNILSLNGEQRNRGLELNVVGQLAKGLHIAGGLMLIDPRLTKTQGGKTDGWKAAGVSTVNFNVGLNYDIPWVKNLALTSDVTYTSSQYLDTIVPRRSFPGWVRLDLGARYSIKNPASQDGGRLSFYLNVDNVANTRYWNSMGPYAAYFLTLGAPRTVRFAISADF, encoded by the coding sequence ATGCTGCCTGTTACGATCAATACCCATGCCTCAAAGCTCAGAAGTTTTGCAGCCTCGCTGCTTTTTACTACAGCCAGCATATCTGTGACGACAGTTGTTACTGTTTCCGAAGTGCATGCCCAAACGCTGCAAACCTATAATATTCCGGCGGGCTCACTGGCTACGGCTTTAAATCGCTTTAGTGAAGTATCAAATATCCAGCTTGTGTATGATGCATCTCTGACCCGCAACCTGCAATCGCCGGGTATAAAAGGCACGATGCTGCCAGCCGAGGCTTTATCGCATCTGCTATCAGGCAGTGGTTTATTATACAGATTCACGAATGGTAAGTCCGTTACCCTGACAAAACCGTCCAACACCATTACCCTTGGCCCAGTCAGGGTTGGCGGCGTATTACAAAAACAGGCTCCAGACACAGCAATGATTGGTAACCTTCCCCCTGTTTTTCCAGGAGGGGATGTCGCGCGTGGTGGGCAGATGGGTATGCTTGGCAATAAGGACGTCATGGACACCCCCTTTAACGCCACCAGTTATACAGCCGATTTTATTAAAAACCGTCAGATACGGAATATCCGTGATGCGTTAAAGGATGATCCATCTGTAAGGAGCACGTTTACAACGGGTAGTCCGGGTTATGAGGCTATGACTGTCCGGGGTTTTAATGTGCTGAGCACAGATATGTCTTTTGGTGGCCTTTACGGCATTGTGCCAGCACCAGCGACTTTGTCTGAAGTGGCAGAGCGTGTGGAGGTTTTGAAAGGTCCGGCCGCTTTATTAAATGGCATGTCACCGGGTGGCTCTATTGGGGGGGCTATCAATATTGTTCCAAAACGGGCGCATGATACACCACTGACAGAGGTTGAGGCTGATTATACCTCTAATAGTCAATTTGGCGGTCATCTTGATCTGGGGCACCGGTTTGGAAAAAACAAGAATTTCGGGCTGAGAGCAAATGGTGTTATTCGCTCTGGTAATACAGCCATAGAACGCAACAGTATGAGAACAGCCCTGACATCGTTAGGGGCTGATGCCAGATTTAAACATGTGCGTCTTTCTGCTGATTTTGGATATCAGTATCGCGGGATTGATGGAACAGTTCCCTATTTTTCCTTACAGGATACGACGCCAATCCCACAGGCCGATAAAGTAAGCCGTAACCTTGGTGCGCCGTGGAGCAGGGATCGTAGTCAGGATTATTTTGGGGTTTTTAAAAGCGAAGTTGATTTGCTTCGCAATGTTACGGCGTATGGTGCTGTTGGTATGAGTTCTAATCAGGCGCATGGTTTGATGATAAAATCAATCAGCAATATTGACAGTCGTGGGCTCGGAAATGGGAGTGCCAATGCAACAGGGAATGAAAGCACGAATATAACCGCAGATCTTGGTTTAAGGGCGCATCTTAAAACAGCATTCTTGCTGCATGAACTGGCTTTTGCGGCCAATAGATACCAGTCTGATTCTGGAACTTTTTCTCAATATGAAACAATGAACCGTGGCACTGTGCCGATTGATGGCTATACGGCTTTTGCACGACCAACAATCAAGGTGCCGGGGCATGTGCCTCATACAGCCTCTTCCACACTGTCCAGCCTGGCATTTGCCGATACGATTTCAGCCTTGGACAAGCGTATTCAGGTAACTGCAGGTTTGCGGGTACAACGTGTGCAGTCTGCAAATTTTAGTGCTTCAACCGGGCTGAGAACCAGTAGTTACGATCAGACGGCTATTAGCCCTGCTGTTATGGCTGTGTTCAAACCTGTTAAGAATGTAATGGTTTATGGAAACTGGATACAAGGCCTCCAGCAGGGGACAATCGTAGGTTCCACCTATGCCAATGCCGGTGAGATTTTTTCACCTTATAAATCGACCCAGTATGAGGTGGGTGTTAAAGGTGACTTTGGGAGGTTTGTTGCAACATTCGATGTTTTTCAGATCATGCAGCCCAGCACCATTTATGACAGTGCAACAAATATTCTGTCATTGAATGGAGAGCAGCGTAATCGTGGCTTGGAGCTGAATGTTGTGGGGCAGCTTGCCAAAGGCCTTCACATTGCTGGTGGGTTAATGCTGATTGACCCTCGCCTGACCAAAACACAAGGTGGGAAGACCGACGGATGGAAAGCTGCCGGAGTATCAACCGTTAACTTCAATGTCGGTCTTAATTACGATATTCCCTGGGTCAAGAACCTCGCTTTGACAAGCGATGTTACATATACGAGTTCGCAATATCTGGATACGATTGTGCCACGTCGTAGTTTCCCTGGCTGGGTCAGGCTTGATCTGGGTGCGCGCTATAGCATCAAAAACCCGGCGTCTCAGGATGGAGGCAGGCTGTCGTTCTATCTCAATGTCGATAACGTGGCCAACACCCGCTACTGGAATAGCATGGGTCCGTATGCAGCTTACTTCTTGACACTTGGCGCGCCGCGCACAGTCCGTTTTGCCATTTCGGCTGATTTTTGA
- a CDS encoding ABC transporter substrate-binding protein, producing the protein MNATSLPIPTIIKGKRPLRIGVHPANLHLVLASRWEGTFPNIAVEFIRYANGRDSAALLATGEIDICGTSSTVPIFAAANGQDVTFLAASAQRRRDGALVVSTDSDIMTVQDLAGKTIGLAEGSFQTYLLAKALEKEGLNLNDVITRDVLPAEGLAALQQAQLDALITFAPYQDYALTTGTMRLLQGSEALIPNRSVFWTTQAQTIGAYTIASFFDGLERLGRDIPHNIDQAAYILATDDTSPGLRRAWHKAIVARNWSIHHINTTILRELQDEADALFRHHVLKHQVNLLA; encoded by the coding sequence ATGAATGCCACCTCCCTTCCCATCCCGACCATTATAAAGGGCAAACGCCCGCTCCGTATCGGGGTGCACCCAGCGAACCTGCATCTGGTGCTGGCATCTCGCTGGGAGGGAACTTTCCCAAATATCGCTGTAGAATTTATCCGCTACGCCAATGGTCGAGACAGTGCGGCTCTTCTTGCCACTGGGGAGATTGATATTTGTGGCACCAGTTCCACAGTACCTATTTTTGCTGCCGCCAATGGGCAGGACGTCACCTTTCTGGCCGCGTCCGCACAGCGGCGGCGCGATGGTGCTCTTGTCGTCTCAACCGACTCTGACATCATGACCGTGCAGGATCTGGCAGGCAAAACCATCGGACTTGCAGAAGGCTCTTTTCAGACCTACCTACTAGCAAAAGCACTTGAAAAAGAAGGCTTAAATTTAAACGATGTCATCACCCGCGATGTCCTCCCCGCCGAAGGACTCGCAGCGCTTCAACAGGCCCAACTTGATGCCTTGATCACCTTTGCCCCCTATCAGGACTACGCACTGACAACAGGTACTATGCGGTTATTGCAGGGGTCCGAGGCGCTTATTCCCAACCGTTCGGTTTTTTGGACCACTCAGGCACAAACCATCGGGGCTTATACCATAGCCAGTTTTTTTGATGGGCTTGAACGACTGGGCCGTGACATTCCACATAATATCGATCAGGCCGCCTATATTCTGGCTACCGACGACACCAGCCCTGGCCTACGCCGCGCCTGGCACAAAGCCATCGTCGCTAGGAACTGGAGCATTCACCACATCAACACCACGATTTTGCGGGAATTGCAGGATGAAGCCGATGCTCTCTTCAGGCACCATGTCCTGAAGCATCAGGTCAATTTGCTTGCATGA
- a CDS encoding ArsR/SmtB family transcription factor → MTKIVDCSPADNALELLKQLANPNRLAIVGSLLEGPRSVAELELVLSIRQPTLSQQITSLRDAGLIEGRREGRHTIYFLCDERVTSVMRFLATLYPDLLPAQLRILPPFGNMNCTDLPEMIVDMRLSAQDVY, encoded by the coding sequence ATGACAAAAATTGTAGACTGTTCGCCTGCAGACAATGCGCTCGAACTGCTCAAGCAACTCGCTAACCCCAATCGGTTGGCCATTGTCGGCAGCCTTCTGGAGGGCCCCCGCTCCGTGGCGGAGCTGGAGCTGGTTCTCTCCATCCGTCAGCCCACGCTGTCCCAGCAAATTACCTCCCTGCGGGATGCCGGGCTCATTGAAGGTCGTAGGGAAGGGCGGCATACAATTTATTTTTTGTGTGACGAGCGTGTCACCTCTGTCATGCGTTTTTTAGCCACTCTTTACCCAGACCTTCTGCCCGCGCAGTTACGCATTCTACCGCCTTTTGGCAATATGAACTGCACGGACCTGCCTGAGATGATTGTTGATATGCGGTTGTCTGCCCAGGACGTGTATTAA